In Arthrobacter sp. B3I4, the following proteins share a genomic window:
- the fdxA gene encoding ferredoxin — protein MTYVIAQPCVDVKDKACIEECPVDCIYEGERSLYIHPDECVDCGACEPVCPVEAIYYEDDTPEEWADYYKANVEFFDVLGSPGGAAKIGNTHTDHPMIAALPPQNQDH, from the coding sequence GTGACGTACGTAATCGCGCAGCCGTGTGTAGATGTTAAAGACAAGGCCTGTATTGAAGAGTGCCCCGTCGACTGCATCTACGAAGGTGAGCGTTCGCTGTACATTCACCCCGACGAGTGCGTGGACTGCGGAGCCTGTGAGCCGGTGTGCCCGGTGGAGGCGATCTACTACGAGGACGACACCCCGGAGGAATGGGCCGATTACTACAAGGCCAACGTGGAGTTCTTCGATGTGCTCGGCTCCCCGGGCGGCGCAGCCAAGATCGGCAATACCCACACCGACCACCCCATGATTGCCGCCCTGCCGCCGCAGAACCAAGACCACTAG
- a CDS encoding MFS transporter → MTTRPPADDAGDTATATTSAPAGAPASATLWRDANFTAFWTAQALSQLGSQLGHLAFPVLAVTLLGATEFEIGVLNAAGLAAFLVVGLPAGAWVDRWLKRRTMITADLMRMAAMSAVPLLWWSGSLEIWHLYLVSGVVGVATVFFDVSYQSFVPLLVVPGKVGEANAKLEATAQIARIGGPAAGGALLTVVSAPLLFIGESLGYLLSAVFLARTRDQEQKAPVEGRNSLATEIKEGLSFVVRHPLISRIVLCTGGMNFSGMIIFTLLPLLVLRELGLGPQGMGIIMSVGAAGGLLGAVAGPWLARRIGEGRIIPAGALFSALCLILVPVAAMQEDRAVALLLLAVSEFGTTVAALVYNVMQVTMRQRVCPPRLLGRMNASIRFVVWGVMPVAALAGGYLGEHLGIMPAMWLGVAGSLLAVLPVLFSPLPGIKKLPDTVEAPSR, encoded by the coding sequence GTGACGACCCGCCCGCCCGCCGACGATGCCGGCGACACTGCTACCGCAACGACCTCCGCACCGGCAGGCGCCCCGGCGTCGGCGACGCTGTGGCGGGACGCAAACTTCACCGCGTTCTGGACTGCCCAGGCGTTGAGCCAGCTGGGTTCGCAACTCGGGCACCTGGCCTTTCCGGTTCTGGCCGTGACCCTGCTGGGGGCCACCGAATTCGAGATCGGCGTCCTCAACGCCGCCGGCCTTGCCGCCTTCCTCGTGGTCGGGCTGCCGGCCGGGGCGTGGGTTGACCGCTGGCTGAAGCGGCGCACCATGATCACCGCGGACCTGATGCGGATGGCGGCCATGAGTGCTGTGCCGCTGTTGTGGTGGTCCGGTTCCCTGGAGATCTGGCATCTGTACCTGGTCTCAGGGGTGGTGGGCGTCGCCACCGTGTTCTTCGATGTCTCCTACCAAAGCTTCGTGCCGCTGCTCGTTGTCCCCGGCAAAGTCGGGGAAGCGAACGCCAAGCTCGAGGCCACCGCCCAAATCGCGCGGATCGGCGGTCCCGCAGCCGGGGGCGCGCTACTGACGGTAGTCTCCGCGCCGCTGTTGTTCATCGGTGAATCGCTGGGGTACCTGCTCTCTGCCGTGTTCCTGGCCCGCACCCGCGACCAGGAGCAGAAGGCGCCCGTGGAGGGCCGGAACTCGCTGGCGACCGAGATCAAAGAGGGGCTCAGCTTCGTGGTGCGGCACCCCCTGATCAGCCGCATCGTGCTGTGCACCGGCGGTATGAACTTTTCAGGCATGATCATCTTTACCCTGCTGCCGCTGCTGGTCCTGAGGGAGCTTGGCCTAGGACCGCAGGGCATGGGGATCATCATGTCGGTCGGGGCGGCCGGAGGTCTCCTCGGGGCGGTCGCCGGTCCCTGGCTGGCGCGGCGGATCGGGGAAGGTAGGATCATCCCGGCGGGTGCTCTGTTCAGTGCGCTCTGCCTCATCCTGGTCCCGGTCGCTGCGATGCAGGAAGACCGGGCCGTTGCCCTGCTGCTCCTGGCGGTGTCTGAATTCGGCACCACCGTGGCGGCGCTCGTCTATAACGTGATGCAGGTGACGATGCGGCAGCGGGTCTGCCCGCCGCGGCTATTGGGGCGGATGAACGCGTCCATCCGTTTTGTGGTCTGGGGGGTCATGCCGGTGGCGGCACTGGCCGGCGGCTACCTGGGGGAGCACCTCGGGATTATGCCTGCGATGTGGCTAGGCGTGGCCGGCAGCCTGCTGGCCGTACTCCCGGTGCTGTTCTCGCCCCTGCCGGGGATAAAGAAACTCCCGGACACCGTCGAGGCCCCGAGCCGCTAG